A genomic segment from Ruegeria sp. TM1040 encodes:
- a CDS encoding alpha/beta fold hydrolase: protein MIEPAQLLAHPLVVVPGFMSDGRVWEPQVRMLSRHVPVTIAPVLNADRIEDVAATLLTHMPEKFTVLGAGLGGSIAMAMLAAQPGRIAGIGLIGSTPLPETPAKAAEREPWIIRARTGRLRGVMEEVIPTSSLAPGPLRHQIMGQLADMAEDLGPDVFVSQSRMLQRRRDQQATLRRASQPGLVICGVHDQITPVKRQMITAELMQNARIEMIEDAGHVPLMEQPERVSAILHNWIIGDHAVCPLTGELAEPVDEPLWVSRRSRRQTAAPVIAHADTPMQELSEDVLHLSANYRASA, encoded by the coding sequence ATGATTGAACCAGCGCAGTTGTTGGCGCATCCTTTGGTGGTTGTGCCTGGATTCATGAGTGACGGACGGGTCTGGGAACCCCAGGTCCGAATGCTCTCGAGGCATGTGCCGGTCACGATTGCGCCGGTGCTCAACGCGGATCGGATTGAGGATGTCGCGGCCACGCTTTTGACGCATATGCCAGAGAAGTTCACCGTGCTTGGGGCCGGCCTCGGCGGATCGATTGCGATGGCGATGCTGGCTGCGCAACCCGGACGTATCGCGGGTATCGGGCTCATCGGGTCGACGCCGCTGCCGGAAACCCCGGCCAAGGCGGCAGAACGTGAACCCTGGATCATCCGTGCGCGCACCGGACGGCTGCGCGGTGTCATGGAAGAGGTGATCCCGACGTCTAGCCTGGCACCGGGACCGTTGCGGCATCAGATCATGGGACAGCTTGCGGATATGGCAGAGGATCTGGGACCGGATGTCTTTGTGTCGCAAAGCCGGATGTTGCAACGACGCCGAGATCAGCAAGCAACCCTGCGGCGGGCCTCGCAGCCTGGGCTGGTGATCTGCGGCGTGCATGACCAGATCACGCCTGTGAAACGGCAGATGATCACGGCGGAACTGATGCAGAATGCCCGGATTGAGATGATCGAGGATGCAGGGCATGTGCCATTGATGGAGCAACCCGAGCGTGTCAGCGCCATTTTGCACAATTGGATCATCGGAGATCACGCGGTTTGCCCTCTGACCGGAGAGCTGGCAGAGCCGGTTGATGAACCTCTTTGGGTCAGTCGCCGTTCGCGGCGCCAGACCGCAGCACCGGTGATCGCGCACGCGGATACGCCCATGCAAGAGCTGTCAGAGGACGTGTTGCATTTGTCTGCGAATTATCGCGCAAGCGCTTGA
- a CDS encoding MNIO family bufferin maturase: MTDFSQLPNAAGVGYKPQHFQNIIDGSGAVDWLEIHAENYMGDGGRPLAQLRHLAERFPISVHGVGLSIGGEGPLDPEHLARLKHLVDWLKPASFSEHLAWSTHDTHFYNDLLPLPYTDATLARICDHIDMVQTLLGRRMLLENPSSYLAFAESTWEEPAFLHEIAKRTGCGLLLDVNNVFVSATNLGYRPQDYIDAYPLDLVGEIHLGGHDEDEDDHGRPLLIDSHGAEVVDPVWSLLSYTLTRSGPKPTLVEWDTDVPEWSVLEAEAARAANALRTAKVAA, translated from the coding sequence ATGACCGATTTTTCCCAGCTGCCGAACGCCGCAGGTGTTGGCTATAAGCCTCAGCATTTCCAGAATATTATTGATGGCTCCGGGGCGGTGGACTGGCTTGAGATCCACGCCGAGAACTACATGGGCGACGGCGGTCGCCCGCTGGCGCAGCTGCGTCATCTCGCCGAGCGTTTCCCGATCTCCGTGCACGGTGTTGGGCTTTCCATTGGCGGCGAAGGACCGCTTGATCCGGAACACCTTGCGCGGCTCAAACATCTCGTGGACTGGCTGAAGCCCGCGAGCTTCTCCGAACATCTGGCGTGGTCCACCCACGACACGCATTTCTACAACGATCTGCTGCCCCTGCCCTACACGGATGCCACGCTTGCGCGGATCTGCGATCACATCGACATGGTGCAGACCCTGCTGGGGCGGCGTATGCTGCTGGAGAACCCCTCAAGCTATCTCGCCTTTGCCGAGAGCACATGGGAAGAGCCGGCCTTTTTGCACGAGATCGCCAAACGCACGGGCTGCGGGCTTTTGCTGGACGTGAACAACGTGTTTGTCTCCGCCACCAATCTTGGCTATCGCCCGCAGGACTATATTGATGCCTACCCGCTTGATCTGGTGGGAGAAATCCATCTTGGCGGGCATGATGAAGACGAGGATGACCACGGTCGCCCGCTCCTTATCGACAGTCATGGCGCCGAAGTTGTCGACCCGGTTTGGTCCCTTTTGTCCTATACCCTCACCCGATCTGGCCCAAAGCCCACGCTGGTGGAATGGGACACGGATGTCCCCGAATGGTCGGTGCTCGAAGCCGAAGCAGCCCGCGCAGCGAACGCGCTGCGGACGGCGAAAGTGGCCGCCTGA
- a CDS encoding BufA1 family periplasmic bufferin-type metallophore, protein MSTTTKTLAVAGAVAAALTAVTTSHASAQAKEKCYGVSLAGQNDCAAGPGTTCAGTSTVDYQGNAWTLVDSGTCTEMELPAMADGTARAGSLEPLERDLPA, encoded by the coding sequence ATGTCGACCACCACCAAAACTCTCGCCGTTGCAGGCGCCGTTGCCGCAGCACTGACAGCCGTCACCACGTCGCACGCCTCTGCTCAGGCCAAAGAGAAATGCTATGGCGTTTCGCTGGCCGGTCAGAACGACTGCGCGGCCGGTCCCGGCACCACCTGCGCGGGCACATCCACCGTTGACTATCAGGGCAACGCCTGGACGCTCGTCGACTCTGGCACCTGCACCGAGATGGAGCTGCCGGCGATGGCAGATGGCACCGCACGCGCAGGCTCGCTCGAGCCGCTCGAGCGCGACCTGCCAGCCTAA
- the thrS gene encoding threonine--tRNA ligase — MAQISLTFPDGNARSYDAGITPAEVAADISTSLAKKAISATVDGQHWDLQWPVTQDAAIAIHTMKDEAQANELIRHDLAHIMARAVQEIWPDTKVTIGPVIENGWYYDFDRAEPFTPEDLGTIEKKMKEIINKREPVTTEVWEREKAIQYYTDNNEPYKVELIDSIPGDEPLRMYWHGDWQDLCRGPHLQHTGQVPGDAFKLMSIAGAYWRGDSDRQMLQRIYGVAFTGKEKLKAHLTMLEEAAKRDHRKLGREMNLFHMQEEAPGQVFWHPNGWRIYTTLQDYMRRMQDRDGYVEVNTPQVVDRKLWEKSGHWDKYQENMFIVEVDEDHAREKAVNALKPMNCPCHVQVFNQGLKSYRDLPLRMAEFGSCARYEPSGALHGIMRVRGFTQDDGHIFCTEDQITSETAKFIAFLSKVYADLGFDNWTIKLSTRPEQRIGSDETWDNMEQALGDACKAAGYDYEILEGEGAFYGPKLEFTLTDAIGRNWQCGTLQVDANLPERLEASFIGQDGSKHRPVMLHRATLGSFERFIGILIEEHAGKLPFWLAPRQVVVASITSEADDYVNEVVETLRAAGVRAEADTRNEKINYKVREHSVGKVPVILAVGHREVEERTVSVRRLGEKQTKVESLTNVTEELAKAATPPDLL; from the coding sequence ATGGCCCAGATTTCCCTCACATTCCCCGATGGCAACGCACGTTCCTACGACGCAGGGATTACCCCTGCCGAGGTCGCAGCCGACATCTCCACTTCCCTTGCCAAAAAAGCGATCTCTGCCACCGTGGACGGTCAACACTGGGACCTGCAATGGCCAGTGACCCAGGATGCCGCCATCGCCATCCACACGATGAAGGACGAGGCGCAGGCCAATGAGCTCATCCGGCACGACCTTGCGCATATCATGGCGCGCGCGGTGCAGGAGATCTGGCCCGATACCAAGGTCACCATTGGCCCGGTCATCGAAAATGGCTGGTATTATGACTTTGATCGTGCGGAACCCTTCACCCCCGAAGATCTCGGCACGATCGAAAAGAAGATGAAAGAGATCATCAACAAGCGCGAACCCGTGACCACAGAGGTTTGGGAGCGCGAGAAGGCGATCCAGTATTACACCGACAACAACGAGCCCTATAAGGTCGAGCTGATCGACAGCATCCCCGGCGATGAGCCGCTGCGGATGTATTGGCATGGCGACTGGCAGGATCTCTGCCGCGGGCCGCACCTGCAGCACACCGGCCAGGTGCCGGGCGATGCCTTCAAGCTGATGTCGATCGCCGGCGCCTACTGGCGCGGCGACAGCGATCGCCAGATGCTCCAGCGCATCTACGGCGTGGCCTTCACCGGCAAGGAAAAGCTCAAGGCGCATCTCACCATGCTCGAGGAGGCCGCCAAGCGCGACCACCGCAAGCTGGGCCGCGAGATGAACCTTTTCCACATGCAGGAAGAAGCACCCGGCCAGGTGTTCTGGCATCCGAACGGATGGCGCATCTACACCACGCTTCAGGACTACATGCGCCGCATGCAGGATCGCGACGGCTATGTAGAGGTCAACACGCCTCAGGTGGTGGACCGCAAACTCTGGGAAAAGTCCGGCCACTGGGACAAGTATCAGGAAAACATGTTCATTGTTGAGGTCGACGAGGATCACGCCCGCGAAAAGGCCGTGAACGCCCTGAAGCCGATGAACTGCCCCTGCCACGTGCAGGTGTTCAACCAGGGGCTCAAGTCCTATCGCGACTTGCCTCTGCGCATGGCAGAGTTCGGCTCCTGCGCGCGCTACGAACCCTCGGGCGCCCTGCATGGCATCATGCGCGTGCGCGGCTTCACGCAGGATGATGGCCACATCTTCTGCACCGAAGATCAGATTACATCCGAGACCGCAAAGTTCATCGCCTTCCTCTCCAAAGTCTATGCAGATCTCGGCTTTGACAATTGGACCATCAAGCTCTCCACCCGCCCCGAACAGCGGATCGGCTCGGATGAGACATGGGACAATATGGAACAGGCCCTTGGCGATGCCTGCAAGGCCGCGGGCTACGACTATGAGATCCTCGAAGGCGAAGGCGCCTTCTATGGTCCCAAACTCGAGTTCACCCTGACCGACGCCATCGGCCGGAACTGGCAATGCGGCACACTTCAGGTGGATGCCAACCTGCCCGAACGGCTCGAAGCGAGCTTTATCGGTCAGGACGGCAGCAAGCACCGTCCGGTCATGCTGCACCGCGCCACCCTTGGCTCGTTCGAGCGCTTCATCGGCATCCTGATCGAAGAGCACGCTGGCAAGCTCCCGTTCTGGCTCGCGCCGCGTCAGGTGGTGGTCGCCTCGATTACGTCAGAGGCGGACGACTATGTGAACGAAGTGGTCGAGACCCTGCGCGCCGCCGGTGTGCGAGCCGAGGCCGATACGCGCAATGAGAAGATCAACTACAAGGTCCGCGAGCATTCGGTTGGCAAAGTGCCGGTGATTCTCGCCGTTGGCCACCGCGAGGTTGAGGAGCGCACCGTCTCCGTGCGTCGTCTTGGCGAGAAACAGACCAAGGTTGAGAGCCTCACAAATGTTACAGAGGAACTGGCAAAGGCCGCAACGCCGCCAGATCTTCTGTAA
- a CDS encoding ArsC/Spx/MgsR family protein, with translation MKLYGLKTCDTCRKALKSLPDADFKDVRTEGVPADIMAQAYAQFPDKLLNTRSTTWRGLSEEDRAKPPLELLAEHPSLMKRPLIEAEGQLHLGWTKDVQAALGVT, from the coding sequence GTGAAGCTTTATGGTCTGAAAACCTGTGATACATGTCGCAAGGCGCTGAAATCACTGCCAGATGCCGACTTTAAGGATGTCAGAACCGAGGGGGTGCCTGCAGACATCATGGCGCAGGCCTATGCTCAATTTCCAGACAAACTGCTCAATACGCGGTCAACCACTTGGCGCGGCCTCAGCGAGGAAGATCGGGCAAAACCGCCACTTGAACTGCTGGCAGAACACCCGAGTCTGATGAAACGCCCGTTGATCGAGGCAGAGGGGCAGCTCCATCTGGGGTGGACCAAAGACGTGCAGGCTGCACTCGGTGTGACCTGA
- a CDS encoding alpha/beta hydrolase: MAPQYLETSEGRRIAYHKTEGQGPCVVFLGGLKSDMEGTKAVFLEDWAKARGQAFLRFDYSGHGESSGRFEEGCIGDWHADTLAVVDGLTEGEIVPVGSSMGGWQALLLAKARADRIKGMVTIAAAPDFTEDGYWANFTVAQKEELESQGHVELPSDYMEPYIVTKRMVENGRENLVLREKLDLPFPVRCLQGTDDSAVSTETALRLLEHADCADMRLTLVKDADHRFSDEACLALIASAVEQVCAG, from the coding sequence ATGGCGCCGCAGTATCTGGAGACCTCAGAGGGACGACGTATCGCTTATCACAAGACCGAAGGGCAGGGTCCCTGTGTGGTGTTCCTTGGGGGGCTGAAGTCCGACATGGAAGGCACCAAGGCGGTGTTCCTTGAGGATTGGGCCAAGGCGCGCGGGCAGGCGTTCTTGCGGTTTGACTATTCCGGCCATGGAGAAAGTTCGGGGCGGTTTGAGGAGGGCTGCATCGGCGATTGGCATGCAGATACGCTTGCGGTTGTCGATGGCCTGACCGAGGGGGAGATCGTTCCTGTGGGCTCTTCGATGGGGGGCTGGCAGGCGCTGTTACTTGCCAAGGCGCGCGCGGACCGGATCAAGGGGATGGTCACAATCGCCGCCGCCCCTGATTTTACCGAGGATGGCTATTGGGCCAATTTCACCGTGGCGCAAAAAGAAGAACTAGAGTCCCAGGGCCATGTCGAGCTGCCCAGCGATTACATGGAGCCCTATATTGTGACCAAGCGCATGGTCGAAAACGGGCGTGAAAACCTTGTGTTGCGGGAAAAGCTTGATCTGCCCTTTCCGGTGCGCTGCCTTCAGGGCACGGATGACTCGGCCGTCTCGACCGAGACGGCATTGCGGCTGTTGGAGCATGCTGACTGCGCGGATATGCGGCTGACGCTGGTGAAAGACGCCGATCACCGGTTCTCGGATGAGGCCTGCCTGGCTCTGATCGCATCGGCGGTCGAGCAGGTCTGTGCCGGATAA
- a CDS encoding VOC family protein, with amino-acid sequence MEQRISLITLGVQDVEASAQFYEQLGWTRAESPDGVVAFDLMSQTLGLYALDKLAEDLNLPIEALGTGAMTLSHNVRDAEEVAPLLARAEAAGAAILRPAGPVFWGGTIGYFQSPDGHIWEIAHNPYSALSPEGAFRWNGY; translated from the coding sequence ATGGAACAAAGGATCAGTTTGATCACGCTTGGTGTGCAGGATGTGGAAGCATCGGCGCAGTTTTACGAGCAACTTGGGTGGACGCGGGCAGAAAGTCCGGATGGCGTTGTCGCCTTTGATCTGATGTCACAGACCCTTGGTCTTTATGCGCTGGACAAGCTGGCGGAAGATTTGAACTTGCCGATCGAGGCCCTGGGCACCGGTGCGATGACCCTGAGCCATAACGTGCGCGACGCCGAAGAGGTTGCCCCGCTTTTGGCGCGGGCTGAGGCTGCGGGCGCTGCCATCTTGCGCCCGGCTGGGCCGGTCTTTTGGGGCGGGACCATCGGCTATTTCCAGTCGCCAGACGGGCATATCTGGGAAATCGCGCATAACCCCTATTCGGCGCTCTCGCCGGAGGGCGCGTTCCGCTGGAATGGGTATTGA
- the phaZ gene encoding polyhydroxyalkanoate depolymerase — protein MRYMMSYDLMETVRNANQWLGATALSMASYPANAALPNPMLSWMAAWGQVTERSFERMVTKPDWGIPATTLPDGKDHLVEVDTIVEKPFGDLIHFRVTDRAEQPRKVLVVAPMSGHYATLLRSMVKSLIENCEVYVTDWHNARDIPVSAGKFDVEDYTLYLVEFMRELGPDTHVVAVCQPAPLTLAATAYLAEIDPKAQPSSLTLIGGPVDPDATPTDVTDFGRRVTMGQLEQTMIQRVGFKYKGVGRKVYPGLLQLASFMSMNMDRHSKAFSEQIMRVCRGEATDHDAHNRFYDEYLAVMDMPAEFYLSTVERVFKQREIAQNAFTVQGHKIDIGKITDVAVKTVEGSKDDISAPGQCIAALDLCTGLPDSKKASHVEPGAGHYGIFAGRSWRNNIRPLVIDFMDANARQPVRKQPKKTAAK, from the coding sequence ATGCGCTACATGATGTCCTACGACCTGATGGAGACGGTTCGTAACGCGAACCAATGGCTTGGCGCAACCGCGCTGTCCATGGCCTCCTATCCGGCCAATGCCGCCCTGCCGAACCCGATGCTGAGCTGGATGGCCGCATGGGGTCAGGTCACAGAACGCAGTTTCGAGCGGATGGTGACCAAGCCCGACTGGGGCATCCCGGCAACCACCCTGCCTGATGGTAAGGACCATCTGGTCGAAGTCGACACAATCGTCGAAAAACCGTTTGGGGATCTCATTCATTTCCGGGTCACCGATCGCGCTGAACAGCCGCGCAAGGTTCTGGTGGTGGCGCCGATGTCCGGCCATTACGCCACGCTCCTGCGCTCCATGGTCAAAAGCTTGATCGAGAACTGCGAAGTCTATGTGACAGACTGGCACAACGCCCGCGACATTCCCGTCTCGGCCGGGAAATTCGATGTCGAGGATTACACGCTCTATCTGGTTGAGTTCATGCGCGAACTTGGCCCTGACACCCATGTGGTTGCCGTCTGTCAGCCGGCGCCGCTCACCCTGGCGGCGACCGCCTATCTCGCAGAGATCGACCCCAAGGCGCAGCCGTCTTCGCTGACCCTGATCGGCGGTCCCGTGGACCCTGACGCCACGCCCACCGATGTGACCGATTTTGGCCGCCGCGTGACCATGGGACAGCTGGAGCAGACCATGATCCAGCGCGTTGGCTTCAAATACAAAGGGGTCGGTCGCAAGGTCTATCCCGGGCTGTTGCAGCTGGCTTCATTTATGTCGATGAACATGGACCGCCACTCCAAGGCCTTTTCCGAGCAGATCATGCGCGTCTGCCGCGGCGAGGCCACGGATCACGATGCCCACAACCGCTTTTACGACGAGTATCTTGCAGTGATGGACATGCCGGCAGAGTTCTATCTCTCGACGGTAGAGCGTGTCTTCAAACAGCGCGAAATCGCCCAAAACGCCTTTACCGTCCAAGGTCACAAGATCGACATCGGCAAGATCACGGATGTCGCGGTGAAAACCGTTGAAGGCTCCAAGGACGATATTTCCGCGCCCGGTCAATGCATTGCAGCGCTGGACCTCTGCACCGGCCTGCCCGACTCGAAAAAGGCAAGCCATGTAGAACCCGGTGCCGGGCACTATGGCATCTTTGCCGGTCGTTCCTGGCGCAACAACATCCGTCCGCTTGTGATAGATTTCATGGATGCCAACGCGCGCCAACCTGTGCGCAAACAGCCCAAGAAAACCGCAGCCAAATAG
- a CDS encoding DoxX family protein, with translation MTALISLHNAVFNLVERLGDWLMPLFARFTFAAVLLLYYWNSGLTKLGDGLFGLFSPSIGAYSQIFPKQLEAVGYDVSQFGLLQWVVVMAGTYAEFLLPLLIVIGLATRIASLGMIGFVVVQSLTDVYGHGATDTKTLGAWFDRFSDSVIMDQRLLWVFVLSYLVVKGAGALSVDAVLRARHHHAQD, from the coding sequence ATGACTGCGTTGATTTCTCTCCATAACGCCGTGTTCAACCTGGTTGAGCGCTTGGGCGACTGGCTGATGCCGCTATTTGCCCGTTTCACTTTTGCCGCTGTGCTGCTGCTCTATTACTGGAACTCCGGGCTCACCAAGCTGGGCGATGGCCTCTTTGGGCTGTTTTCGCCCTCGATCGGTGCTTATAGCCAGATCTTTCCCAAACAACTCGAGGCCGTTGGCTACGATGTGTCCCAGTTCGGACTGTTGCAGTGGGTTGTCGTGATGGCAGGCACTTACGCCGAATTCCTGCTGCCGCTTCTGATCGTGATTGGCCTGGCCACGCGGATCGCCTCGCTTGGCATGATCGGCTTTGTGGTGGTGCAGTCGCTCACGGATGTCTACGGGCATGGTGCAACGGATACCAAAACGCTGGGCGCCTGGTTTGATCGCTTCTCCGACAGTGTCATCATGGACCAACGTCTGCTGTGGGTCTTTGTGCTCAGCTATCTGGTGGTGAAAGGCGCAGGTGCGCTCTCTGTGGATGCGGTGCTGCGCGCCCGCCATCATCACGCTCAGGACTGA
- a CDS encoding DUF6151 family protein: protein MSDAPSEPLGFSCACGALSGHIEAASVKQGTRLRCHCTDCRAVELYHGSPDPKGSGVDLLQLNPDMVVIDRGADQLHLLQLSPKGLYRWYAGCCGTPLFNGLRNPRLPFIAVRTALFSEPDRLGRVVAEAFIPQPGKPPRHKGAARMTMKLASRMISAWVSGRWRQTAFFDGQSGRPVAEPHVLSKAERRALTADKQ, encoded by the coding sequence ATGTCTGACGCCCCCTCGGAACCGCTTGGGTTTTCCTGTGCCTGTGGCGCGCTCTCCGGTCACATCGAGGCGGCCTCAGTCAAGCAAGGCACCCGCCTACGCTGCCACTGCACCGATTGCCGTGCAGTGGAGCTCTATCATGGGTCTCCGGATCCAAAAGGAAGCGGGGTCGACCTGCTGCAGCTCAACCCGGATATGGTAGTGATCGACCGGGGCGCAGATCAGCTACACCTGCTGCAGCTGTCTCCCAAGGGGCTCTATCGTTGGTATGCGGGCTGTTGCGGCACGCCGCTGTTCAATGGCCTGCGCAATCCGAGGCTGCCCTTCATCGCGGTCCGCACGGCGCTTTTCTCCGAACCCGACCGCCTAGGGCGCGTGGTGGCAGAGGCCTTTATTCCACAACCGGGGAAACCGCCACGGCACAAGGGCGCGGCGCGCATGACAATGAAACTGGCCAGTCGAATGATTTCTGCCTGGGTCTCCGGGCGCTGGCGCCAAACCGCGTTTTTTGACGGTCAGAGCGGGCGACCAGTGGCAGAGCCACATGTGTTGTCCAAGGCCGAACGCAGGGCGCTGACCGCAGACAAGCAATAA
- a CDS encoding HvfC/BufC N-terminal domain-containing protein gives MTREAEFTTAILDARLPVPDGLLDGAARPAGRRFSVYRNNVAVSLTEALHQGFPVIAKLLGKENMDGLAALFLRAHPPSSPLMMHYGAEFPCFIEGMPQLSHLGYLGDVARLELALRQSYHAADAAPLDPARLAALSSEALMQSRLTFAPAMTVLRSSWPIHAIWRYNTEDSAPKPQPQAEDVLITRPDFDPIAQPLPKGGAVWISALQAGETLGDATEAATHDFPEFDLSVPLTLLIEGLALTDLSQ, from the coding sequence ATGACACGCGAAGCGGAGTTCACCACGGCAATCCTCGACGCCCGTCTACCGGTACCGGACGGGTTGTTGGACGGTGCAGCGCGGCCCGCCGGGCGCCGCTTCAGCGTCTATCGCAACAATGTGGCCGTCTCCCTGACAGAGGCGCTGCATCAGGGATTTCCGGTCATCGCAAAGCTCCTCGGCAAGGAGAACATGGATGGATTGGCCGCACTTTTCCTGCGCGCCCACCCCCCCTCAAGCCCGCTGATGATGCACTATGGCGCTGAATTTCCGTGCTTTATCGAGGGCATGCCGCAGCTTTCGCATTTGGGGTATCTGGGGGATGTGGCCCGGCTGGAGTTGGCTCTGCGCCAGAGCTACCACGCCGCTGATGCCGCGCCGCTTGATCCAGCAAGGCTGGCCGCGCTCTCGTCCGAGGCTCTGATGCAAAGCCGGCTGACATTTGCTCCGGCAATGACAGTGCTGCGCTCGTCTTGGCCAATCCACGCGATCTGGCGGTACAACACCGAGGATAGCGCCCCAAAGCCGCAACCGCAGGCCGAGGATGTTTTGATTACCCGACCGGATTTTGACCCCATCGCCCAGCCGCTCCCCAAGGGCGGCGCTGTTTGGATTTCAGCCCTTCAGGCCGGCGAGACCCTCGGGGACGCCACCGAAGCCGCAACACATGATTTTCCCGAATTTGACCTCAGCGTCCCCCTGACGCTTTTGATCGAGGGCTTGGCCCTCACAGACCTCTCGCAATAG
- the phaC gene encoding class I poly(R)-hydroxyalkanoic acid synthase → MTTTDKSIEASSAEQIDQLKENLVRVEQLSKRLIEVLAQKKGHNPGLDAPNQELFARAASSYWAAMAQNPTRLLEQQVQYWGKSVQNFAEAQQAMAQTLAAAQNEEGETTERPAVNDRRFANPMWETNPYFRFLRDQYLTNAEAIRTAVDEVEDLDRVDRQRLGYFADQIINMMAPTNFLATNPDALEKALETDGQSLIDGLENLVADLEANDGELIVRLADENAFEIGHNIATTPGEVVYRNRMMELIQYHPTTETVHETPIVLFPPWINKFYILDLKEKNSLIKWITDQGYSLFVVSWINPNSDYADVGMEDYIEEGFLKAIEVAKEISGTKQVNAVGYCIAGTTLSLTLSLLKQRGDKSVKSATFFTALTDFSDQGDFTPFLQNDFVDAIEAEIGEDGIMPHYIMARTFSFLRANDLVYGPAIRSYMMGETPPAFDLLYWNGDGANLPGKMAVQYLRGLCQDNKFVTDGFELFGHTLHVRDVDVPLMAITCETDHIAAWKQCYRGVQQMGSRSKSFVVSQSGHIAGIVNPVSRNKYGHYVNGDLSLDADDWMEGAEFTEGSWWPRWEAWLKKRSGKQVPARVPGAHKSYPVLEQAPGNYVRAKARG, encoded by the coding sequence ATGACAACAACGGACAAGTCTATTGAAGCTTCATCTGCGGAACAGATTGACCAGCTTAAAGAAAATTTGGTGCGCGTAGAGCAACTCTCCAAGCGTTTGATCGAAGTTTTGGCTCAGAAGAAGGGTCACAACCCCGGATTGGACGCTCCGAATCAGGAACTTTTCGCGCGTGCAGCATCGTCCTATTGGGCTGCGATGGCACAGAACCCCACCCGCCTGCTTGAACAACAAGTTCAATATTGGGGCAAGTCGGTGCAAAATTTTGCAGAAGCGCAGCAGGCCATGGCACAGACGCTGGCCGCCGCGCAGAATGAGGAGGGCGAGACTACAGAGCGCCCCGCGGTAAACGATCGTCGGTTCGCCAATCCGATGTGGGAGACCAATCCCTATTTCCGGTTCCTGCGCGATCAGTACCTGACCAATGCGGAGGCCATCCGTACCGCTGTGGACGAGGTCGAAGATCTCGATCGGGTGGATCGGCAGCGGCTCGGTTATTTTGCCGATCAGATCATCAACATGATGGCTCCGACCAATTTCCTCGCGACAAACCCGGACGCTCTGGAAAAGGCGCTGGAAACTGACGGGCAATCCCTGATCGACGGGTTGGAGAATCTCGTGGCCGATCTGGAGGCCAATGATGGCGAGTTGATCGTTCGCCTCGCCGATGAGAACGCCTTTGAGATCGGTCACAACATCGCCACCACCCCCGGCGAGGTGGTCTATCGCAACCGGATGATGGAGCTTATCCAGTATCATCCCACCACCGAGACGGTGCACGAAACGCCCATCGTGCTGTTCCCGCCCTGGATCAACAAGTTCTACATCCTCGATCTCAAGGAAAAGAACAGCCTGATCAAATGGATCACAGATCAGGGTTACAGTCTGTTTGTGGTCTCATGGATCAATCCCAATTCGGACTATGCTGATGTCGGCATGGAGGATTACATCGAGGAGGGGTTCCTCAAGGCCATCGAGGTCGCCAAGGAGATCTCCGGCACCAAGCAAGTGAATGCAGTGGGCTACTGCATTGCGGGCACCACGCTCAGCCTGACGCTGTCGCTCCTGAAACAGCGCGGCGACAAATCGGTGAAGTCCGCGACATTCTTTACCGCGCTCACCGATTTCTCCGATCAGGGGGATTTTACGCCCTTCCTGCAAAACGATTTTGTCGATGCGATCGAAGCGGAGATCGGCGAAGACGGGATCATGCCGCACTACATCATGGCGCGGACTTTCTCGTTCCTGAGGGCCAATGATCTGGTCTATGGCCCGGCCATCCGCAGCTATATGATGGGCGAGACCCCACCGGCCTTTGATCTTCTTTATTGGAATGGCGACGGCGCCAATCTGCCGGGAAAAATGGCGGTGCAGTATTTGCGGGGGCTCTGCCAGGACAACAAGTTTGTGACCGACGGGTTCGAGCTCTTTGGGCATACGCTGCATGTGCGCGATGTGGACGTGCCGCTGATGGCGATCACCTGCGAGACCGACCACATTGCGGCGTGGAAACAATGCTATCGCGGCGTGCAACAGATGGGCTCGCGCTCCAAGAGCTTTGTGGTGAGCCAGTCCGGTCACATCGCGGGTATCGTCAATCCCGTGAGCCGCAACAAATACGGTCATTATGTCAACGGCGATCTCAGTCTCGATGCCGACGACTGGATGGAGGGCGCAGAGTTCACCGAAGGATCCTGGTGGCCGCGCTGGGAGGCGTGGCTCAAGAAACGTTCGGGCAAGCAGGTGCCCGCGCGGGTGCCAGGGGCGCATAAATCCTATCCGGTGCTTGAACAGGCGCCGGGCAACTATGTGCGTGCCAAGGCGCGTGGATAA